From Aythya fuligula isolate bAytFul2 chromosome 20, bAytFul2.pri, whole genome shotgun sequence, a single genomic window includes:
- the C1QBP gene encoding complement component 1 Q subcomponent-binding protein, mitochondrial — MLLARALRAAAAALPAPRPLLAAALPPRAPRPGPVLPAPAPAPSRSLWQLGGGGGRAALLRPRRGSAGGVSCGCGGLHTEGDKAFAQFLADEIKEEKKIQKHKALPQVSGGWELEVHGTEAKLLRKVAGERITVTFNINNSIPPSVDEDTQEDQKPDEQEPDITSTPNFVVEVVKDDTKQTLVLDCHYPEDEVGHEGEEESDIFTIREVSFQPTGEADWKDTNYTLNTDSLDWALYDHLMDFLADRGVDNAFADELIELSTALEHQEYIKFLEDLKSFVKCQ; from the exons ATGCTGCTCGCACGGGCCctgcgcgccgccgccgccgccctccccgcTCCTCGCCCGCTGCTGGCGGCCGCGctcccgccccgcgccccccggcccggccccgtgctcccggccccggccccggccccgtcccgctcCCTCTGGCAGttggggggcggcgggggccgggccgcgctGCTCCGCCCGCGCAGGGGCTCGGCCGGCGGCGTCTCCTGCGGCTGCGGCGGCCTCCACACGGAGG GGGACAAAGCCTTCGCGCAGTTCCTGGCGGATGAGAtcaaggaggagaagaagatcCAGAAACACAAGGCGCTGCCCCAGGTGTCcgggggctgggagctggaggtgcACGGCACGGAGGCCAAGCTGCTCCGCAAGGTGGCCGGCGAGAG GATAACGGTTACGTTCAACATCAACAACAGCATCCCACCCTCGGTGGATGAAGACACGCAAGAAGATCAGAAACCCGATGAGCAGGAG cCTGATATTACATCAACTCCAAACTTTGTTGTGGAAGTAGTTAAAGATGATACAAAACAGACCCTTGTTCTTGACTGCCATTATCCCGAAGATGAG GTTGGGCacgagggagaggaggaaagcgACATCTTCACAATCAGGGAGGTCAGCTTTCAGCCCACGGGAGAAGCAGATTGGAAGGACACCAATTACACCCTCAATACAGATTCCCTTGACTGG GCTCTGTACGATCACCTGATGGATTTCCTGGCTGACCGAGGAGTGGACAACGCGTTTGCTGATGAGTTAATTGAGCTCAGCACTGCACTGGAGCACCAGGAGTACATTAAATTTCTGGAAGACCTTAAAAGCTTTGTCAAATGTCAGTAA